In Stieleria varia, one genomic interval encodes:
- a CDS encoding matrixin family metalloprotease: MSRKTERIARSRGRGRHLSLESLEQRAMLYAVTALPWPETDLSYSVAPDGTLWDDGVQRDVTSVWRQTFDRLSTTDQWQRYVAIAFQTWANHSNLNFHLVDDDGAPVRELTDDHGDIRFGAVPDGPADGWASGPVGGLGGHVTINADRDGADEQEMIALLTHEIGHALGLLHSRANESVMRTGGYYEELPKDDILGIQALYGARRDDSFDQTLRNDSDASASRIDWDNADDLRFRADLTSHADVDFYHLVVPENSGSITLSADARQLSLLAPKLQVFDASGNLLGSAIAEYGGVATVDLTNLAPGQVLTVSVDGASDDVFGMGAYHLQAVAKAGAPTAPRDPVTIPSVPSPVEVDVVEDPPAITPVESPNEGPNEGPSETTAEPGVDSNPSQGIPIPDVVENTTAPPVVPEVNAAEPETSPTETSPTVVDTPSGGGLRRLLLARGTTRTVAAESSRSELVIVGSVKTSVVAASVAVQTPDVVPSPATALPVLSPAKIDRVKISAEAIESVELPEPVATDSVAPSIVPVDSTGEASTGEATEQDSEANETSTAVSVSLPIRVPPIAASQFASEPASEPAEVTAPISLVPLSVVPLRKEFGIRRFLLASRSRSAAVDSVFSEEDGTSSASSSLRTWVR; this comes from the coding sequence GTGTCACGGAAGACCGAGAGAATCGCACGTTCGCGTGGACGCGGACGTCATTTGTCACTGGAATCGCTTGAGCAGCGAGCAATGCTCTACGCCGTCACCGCTTTGCCGTGGCCAGAGACCGATCTGAGTTACAGCGTCGCGCCCGATGGGACGCTATGGGATGACGGCGTCCAAAGAGACGTCACCAGCGTCTGGCGGCAAACCTTCGATCGCCTGTCCACCACCGATCAATGGCAGCGTTATGTTGCGATTGCATTTCAAACGTGGGCCAATCACAGCAATCTGAATTTTCATCTTGTCGATGATGATGGCGCGCCCGTACGCGAATTGACCGACGACCACGGCGACATTCGCTTCGGCGCGGTCCCTGATGGGCCTGCCGATGGCTGGGCATCAGGCCCGGTCGGCGGTTTGGGAGGTCACGTGACGATCAACGCGGATCGCGATGGCGCGGACGAGCAAGAAATGATCGCATTGTTGACGCACGAGATCGGCCACGCGCTCGGGCTCTTGCACTCACGCGCCAACGAGTCGGTCATGCGCACCGGCGGATACTACGAAGAGCTACCTAAGGACGATATCTTAGGCATCCAAGCTCTCTACGGAGCACGACGGGACGATTCGTTTGATCAAACCCTTCGCAATGACAGCGATGCGTCCGCGTCAAGGATCGATTGGGACAACGCGGATGACTTGCGTTTTCGTGCCGATTTGACTTCGCACGCGGACGTCGATTTCTATCATTTGGTGGTCCCGGAGAACTCCGGCAGTATTACATTGTCGGCCGATGCTCGGCAGCTGAGCTTGCTGGCACCGAAGTTGCAAGTATTCGATGCGTCGGGCAATTTGCTTGGCAGCGCGATCGCGGAGTATGGCGGAGTTGCGACCGTCGATTTAACCAATCTTGCCCCAGGGCAAGTGCTGACCGTCTCCGTCGATGGAGCCAGCGATGATGTTTTCGGCATGGGTGCCTATCATCTGCAAGCGGTCGCGAAAGCCGGCGCACCTACTGCTCCGCGCGATCCCGTAACGATCCCGTCGGTGCCCAGCCCCGTTGAAGTCGACGTGGTGGAAGACCCGCCCGCAATCACACCGGTTGAAAGCCCCAATGAAGGGCCCAATGAAGGGCCCAGTGAGACGACAGCCGAACCTGGGGTCGATTCGAATCCATCGCAAGGCATTCCGATTCCGGATGTGGTGGAGAACACCACCGCGCCGCCGGTTGTTCCAGAGGTCAATGCAGCGGAACCGGAGACCAGTCCAACGGAGACCAGTCCAACGGTCGTCGACACCCCTAGCGGTGGTGGCCTGCGGCGTTTGCTTCTCGCTCGTGGGACAACGCGTACCGTAGCGGCGGAGTCATCGCGGTCTGAGCTTGTGATCGTCGGTTCCGTCAAGACGTCGGTTGTTGCCGCGTCTGTCGCGGTTCAGACGCCTGATGTGGTTCCGTCGCCAGCCACCGCCTTGCCGGTCCTTTCACCAGCCAAAATAGACAGAGTCAAAATCTCAGCGGAGGCGATCGAGAGTGTTGAGTTGCCTGAACCGGTGGCAACGGATTCAGTTGCACCAAGCATCGTGCCGGTTGATTCCACGGGCGAAGCGTCGACGGGCGAAGCAACTGAGCAAGACTCGGAGGCGAACGAAACTTCGACCGCTGTTTCCGTTTCTCTGCCCATTCGTGTTCCGCCGATTGCTGCCAGCCAGTTCGCCAGCGAACCAGCCAGCGAACCAGCAGAAGTGACCGCTCCAATTTCCTTGGTACCGCTGTCCGTGGTACCGCTGAGAAAGGAATTTGGGATACGAAGGTTCTTGCTGGCAAGCCGTTCGCGTTCGGCTGCGGTGGACAGCGTCTTTAGCGAAGAAGACGGCACCTCTAGTGCATCGTCCAGTCTTAGAACGTGGGTTCGGTAG